One genomic window of Dehalococcoidales bacterium includes the following:
- a CDS encoding helix-turn-helix transcriptional regulator — protein sequence MSTNKETTIIPFLEKLMARRRRLPSQLASDIGVSHPTVGRWMSGEDVPSTASCRKLAEYSGVSVEEVLSMSGHLPTITQAPTAEWPEFREYANRKYPNELDEDIIIMIEDLIERRRDKQRAR from the coding sequence ATGAGTACCAACAAAGAGACCACCATAATACCATTCCTGGAGAAACTGATGGCCCGTCGGAGGCGACTGCCCAGTCAGCTAGCCTCCGATATCGGTGTCAGCCACCCAACCGTCGGACGCTGGATGTCAGGTGAAGATGTCCCCAGCACAGCTTCATGCCGCAAGCTGGCTGAGTACAGTGGCGTTTCCGTGGAGGAAGTCCTCTCCATGTCGGGACACCTGCCAACAATAACCCAGGCACCGACTGCTGAATGGCCGGAGTTCCGTGAGTACGCCAACCGCAAGTATCCCAACGAGCTTGATGAGGACATTATCATCATGATTGAGGACCTCATCGAGCGCCGACGGGATAAACAGCGCGCCCGGTAA